In the Klebsiella aerogenes KCTC 2190 genome, one interval contains:
- a CDS encoding M20 family metallopeptidase, with protein MEKIYQFVDDIIESRRDDFCAIADDIWDHPETRFQEFWSAARLADALEAEGFQLSRHAGGIPNAFIASFGEGKPVIALLGEFDALAGLSQQAHSAEPTSATPGENGHGCGHNLLGTAAFAAAVAAKQWLQQHGGSGTLRFYGCPGEEGGSGKTFMMREGLFDDIDAALTWHPEAWAGMFSTSTLANIQAAWRFTGTAAHAANSPHLGRSALDAVTLMTTGSNFLNEHIIEKARVHYAITDTGGVSPNVVQAQAEVLYLIRAPEMADVQQIFARIEKIAQGAALMTETSVSCRFEKACSSYLPNRTLEAAMYQAVCHYGTPQWSNEERAFAADIRATLGVNDIQNSLKNIAGTSGEEGKAFARRHHDTVLIDEVAPWAATENVLAGSTDVGDVSWKAPVAQCFSPCFAIGTPLHSWQLVSQGRTSIAHKGMLLAGKILGATAIRLFSDRSLLEASQQELAQVLAVSPYQCPIPRDVVPSILQ; from the coding sequence ATGGAAAAGATCTATCAATTTGTTGATGACATCATTGAATCGCGACGCGACGATTTTTGCGCTATTGCCGATGATATCTGGGATCATCCGGAAACCCGATTCCAGGAATTCTGGTCCGCCGCGCGGTTGGCCGACGCGCTGGAAGCGGAAGGTTTTCAACTAAGCCGTCACGCTGGTGGAATCCCCAATGCGTTTATCGCCAGCTTTGGCGAGGGTAAACCAGTCATCGCCCTGCTCGGCGAGTTTGATGCGCTGGCAGGACTCAGCCAACAGGCGCACAGTGCTGAACCAACATCCGCGACGCCGGGGGAAAATGGCCACGGCTGTGGGCATAATCTACTTGGCACCGCAGCGTTCGCCGCTGCTGTCGCTGCGAAACAGTGGCTGCAGCAGCATGGCGGCTCGGGCACCCTGCGCTTTTATGGTTGCCCGGGTGAAGAAGGAGGCTCGGGTAAAACCTTCATGATGCGCGAGGGACTATTCGATGATATCGACGCCGCCCTCACCTGGCATCCGGAAGCCTGGGCCGGGATGTTCAGCACCAGCACGCTGGCCAATATTCAGGCGGCGTGGCGCTTTACCGGAACCGCCGCCCACGCGGCAAACTCACCGCATCTTGGGCGTAGCGCGTTGGACGCGGTCACGCTGATGACCACCGGCAGTAACTTCCTCAATGAGCATATTATCGAGAAAGCGCGTGTGCACTACGCCATTACCGATACCGGCGGCGTGTCGCCCAACGTGGTGCAGGCGCAGGCTGAAGTGCTGTATTTGATTCGCGCTCCGGAAATGGCCGACGTGCAGCAAATCTTTGCCCGTATTGAGAAAATTGCTCAGGGTGCCGCGCTGATGACCGAAACCAGCGTCAGCTGTCGTTTTGAAAAAGCCTGTTCCAGCTATCTCCCCAATCGCACGCTGGAAGCGGCAATGTATCAGGCCGTGTGTCATTACGGTACGCCGCAATGGAGTAACGAAGAGCGCGCTTTCGCAGCGGATATTCGCGCCACGCTCGGCGTGAACGATATACAGAACAGCCTGAAGAATATTGCCGGCACCAGCGGTGAAGAAGGAAAAGCGTTTGCCCGCCGCCATCACGACACGGTGCTGATCGATGAAGTCGCGCCGTGGGCGGCGACGGAAAACGTGCTGGCCGGATCTACCGACGTCGGCGACGTGAGCTGGAAAGCGCCGGTGGCCCAGTGTTTTAGCCCCTGCTTCGCCATCGGTACGCCGCTGCACAGCTGGCAACTGGTAAGCCAGGGAAGAACCTCCATCGCCCATAAAGGGATGCTGCTGGCGGGTAAGATACTGGGAGCAACGGCGATTCGTTTGTTCAGCGACAGGTCGTTGCTCGAAGCAAGCCAGCAGGAACTGGCTCAGGTACTGGCGGTAAGCCCATACCAGTGCCCGATCCCGCGTGACGTCGTACCATCAATTTTACAATAA
- the ogt gene encoding methylated-DNA--[protein]-cysteine S-methyltransferase, with amino-acid sequence MLTLLQDKIDTPLGPLWVICDEQFNLRAVEWDQHRDRMEQLLDIHYRHEGYERLDARDPGGLSAKLRQYFDGDLAIIDTLPTATGGTPFQRQVWQALRTIPCGQVMHYGQLAEALGRPGAARAVGAANGSNPVSIVVPCHRVIGRNGTMTGYAGGVQRKEWLLRHEGYLLL; translated from the coding sequence ATGCTGACGCTACTGCAAGATAAAATCGATACCCCGCTGGGGCCGTTGTGGGTCATTTGCGATGAACAATTTAACCTGCGCGCCGTGGAGTGGGATCAGCACCGTGACCGTATGGAGCAACTGCTCGACATCCACTACCGCCATGAGGGTTATGAACGTCTTGATGCGCGCGATCCGGGCGGGCTGAGCGCGAAGCTGCGGCAATACTTCGATGGCGATCTCGCAATTATCGATACCCTGCCGACCGCCACCGGCGGGACGCCGTTTCAACGTCAGGTCTGGCAAGCGCTGCGCACGATTCCCTGCGGGCAAGTCATGCACTACGGTCAGTTAGCCGAGGCTCTCGGCCGCCCAGGCGCGGCCCGTGCGGTCGGCGCGGCAAACGGTTCCAATCCGGTCAGCATTGTGGTTCCCTGCCATCGGGTGATTGGCCGTAACGGCACCATGACCGGCTACGCCGGGGGCGTACAGCGCAAAGAGTGGTTATTGCGCCATGAAGGCTATTTGCTGCTTTAA
- the pntA gene encoding Re/Si-specific NAD(P)(+) transhydrogenase subunit alpha produces the protein MRIGIPKESLAQETRAAATPKTVEQLLKLGFSVAVESGAGKLASFDDEAFEQAGAEIVSADNVWHSDVILKVNAPNDAEIAKLNPGTTLVSFIWPAQNPDLMEKLAARGINVMAMDSVPRISRAQSLDALSSMANIAGYRAIVEAAHEFGRFFTGQITAAGKVPPAKVMVIGAGVAGLAAIGAANSLGAIVRAFDTRPEVKEQVQSMGAEFLELDFKEEAGSGDGYAKVMSEAFIKAEMALFAAQAKDVDIIVTTALIPGKPAPKLITREMVDTMKPGSVVVDLASQNGGNCEYTVPGEVVTTANGVKIIGYTDLPGRLPTQSSQLYGTNLVNLLKLLCKEKDGNITIDFDDVVVRGVTVVREGEITWPAPPIQVSAQPQAAAKTVEAPKEEAKPASPWRKYALMALAIILFGWLANVAPKEFLGHFTVFALSCVVGYYVVWNVSHALHTPLMSVTNAISGIIVVGALLQIGHGGWVSFLSFIAVLIASINIFGGFTVTQRMLKMFRKN, from the coding sequence ATGCGAATTGGGATACCAAAAGAGAGCTTAGCTCAGGAAACCCGGGCCGCTGCGACGCCGAAGACGGTCGAGCAGCTGCTTAAGCTCGGGTTTAGCGTGGCGGTCGAGAGCGGGGCCGGGAAACTGGCGAGCTTCGACGATGAAGCATTTGAACAGGCGGGCGCGGAAATCGTCAGCGCGGATAACGTCTGGCACTCCGACGTTATCCTCAAGGTTAACGCGCCGAACGATGCGGAGATTGCGAAGCTCAATCCGGGCACCACGCTGGTGAGTTTCATCTGGCCGGCGCAGAATCCGGATCTTATGGAAAAGCTGGCCGCTCGCGGTATCAACGTCATGGCGATGGACTCGGTGCCGCGTATTTCCCGCGCCCAGTCGTTAGATGCCCTGAGTTCGATGGCCAACATCGCCGGTTATCGCGCGATTGTCGAAGCGGCGCATGAATTCGGCCGTTTCTTCACCGGCCAGATCACCGCGGCGGGTAAAGTGCCGCCAGCGAAGGTGATGGTAATCGGCGCAGGCGTCGCCGGCCTTGCGGCGATCGGCGCGGCGAACAGCCTCGGCGCCATCGTCCGCGCCTTCGATACCCGTCCGGAGGTGAAAGAGCAGGTGCAGAGTATGGGCGCCGAGTTCCTTGAACTGGATTTTAAAGAAGAAGCGGGCAGCGGCGACGGTTACGCCAAAGTCATGTCTGAAGCCTTTATCAAAGCCGAGATGGCGCTGTTCGCTGCGCAGGCGAAAGATGTCGATATCATTGTCACCACGGCTTTAATCCCGGGTAAACCGGCGCCGAAGCTGATTACCCGCGAAATGGTTGACACCATGAAGCCAGGCAGCGTGGTGGTCGATCTGGCGTCGCAAAACGGCGGCAACTGTGAATACACCGTGCCGGGCGAAGTCGTGACTACCGCCAACGGCGTGAAAATTATCGGCTATACCGACCTGCCGGGTCGTCTGCCGACGCAATCTTCTCAGCTCTACGGCACCAACCTGGTAAACCTGCTGAAGCTGCTGTGCAAGGAAAAAGACGGCAATATCACCATCGATTTCGACGATGTAGTGGTACGCGGCGTCACGGTGGTCCGCGAGGGCGAAATTACCTGGCCGGCGCCGCCGATTCAGGTCTCCGCGCAGCCGCAGGCGGCGGCGAAAACCGTCGAAGCGCCAAAAGAAGAGGCTAAACCAGCTTCGCCGTGGCGTAAATACGCGCTGATGGCGCTGGCGATTATCCTCTTTGGCTGGCTTGCGAACGTCGCGCCGAAAGAGTTTCTGGGTCACTTTACCGTCTTCGCGCTCTCCTGCGTAGTCGGTTACTACGTGGTGTGGAACGTGTCGCACGCGCTGCACACGCCGCTCATGTCGGTAACCAACGCCATTTCAGGGATTATTGTCGTTGGGGCATTGCTGCAGATAGGGCACGGCGGCTGGGTCAGCTTCCTCAGCTTTATCGCGGTGTTGATCGCCAGCATTAATATTTTTGGTGGTTTCACCGTCACTCAGCGCATGCTGAAAATGTTCCGCAAAAACTAA
- a CDS encoding YdiH family protein translates to MDTELTPTQMAIEYLRRDTAVMTPAQYLKKLKLLELEFADLMSLSSMELKEEIDLAWRLGIH, encoded by the coding sequence ATGGATACCGAGTTAACCCCCACGCAGATGGCCATCGAGTACCTGCGCCGCGATACCGCTGTTATGACCCCCGCGCAGTACCTGAAGAAGCTCAAACTCCTCGAGCTCGAGTTTGCCGATCTGATGTCGCTTTCGTCGATGGAACTAAAAGAAGAGATCGACCTGGCCTGGCGTTTAGGTATCCACTAA
- the uspE gene encoding universal stress protein UspE, giving the protein MAKYQNMLVVIDPNQDDQPALRRAVYLHQRIGGRIKAFLPIYDFSYEMTTLLSPDERTAMRQGVISQRSAWIREQAKFYIESGVPIDIKVVWHNRPFEAIIQEIISDKHDLLLKMAHQHDKLEAVIFTPTDWHLLRKCPCPVWMVKDQPWPEGGKALVAVNLASEENYHNALNEKLVRETIALADQVNHTEVHLVGAYPVTPINIAIELPDFDPSIYNDAIRGQHLLAMKALRQKFSIDENRTHVEKGLPEEVIPDLAEHLQAGIVVLGTVGRTGISAAFLGNTAEQVIDHLRCDLLVLKPEAYQTPVELDDEDDD; this is encoded by the coding sequence ATGGCGAAGTATCAGAACATGCTGGTAGTAATCGACCCTAACCAGGACGACCAGCCTGCATTACGGCGCGCGGTGTATCTGCACCAACGGATTGGTGGACGCATCAAAGCCTTTTTGCCGATCTATGATTTTTCCTATGAAATGACCACCCTGCTGTCGCCCGACGAGCGCACGGCGATGCGCCAGGGCGTGATTAGCCAACGCAGCGCCTGGATCCGTGAACAGGCCAAGTTTTACATTGAATCCGGGGTGCCAATCGATATCAAAGTGGTGTGGCACAACCGCCCCTTTGAAGCCATCATTCAGGAAATCATCAGCGATAAACACGACCTGCTGCTGAAAATGGCCCATCAGCACGACAAACTCGAAGCAGTCATCTTCACCCCGACCGACTGGCACCTGCTGCGCAAATGTCCATGCCCGGTATGGATGGTTAAAGATCAACCGTGGCCGGAAGGAGGTAAAGCGCTGGTAGCGGTTAATCTGGCCAGTGAAGAGAACTATCACAACGCCCTCAATGAAAAACTGGTGCGGGAGACTATCGCCCTCGCCGATCAGGTTAACCATACCGAAGTACATCTGGTTGGCGCCTATCCGGTGACGCCTATCAACATCGCCATTGAATTACCTGATTTTGACCCGAGCATCTATAACGATGCGATTCGCGGCCAGCATCTGCTGGCTATGAAAGCGCTGCGCCAGAAGTTCAGCATCGATGAAAACCGCACCCACGTAGAGAAAGGGCTGCCGGAAGAGGTTATCCCTGATTTAGCTGAACATCTGCAGGCCGGGATTGTGGTGCTGGGCACCGTTGGCCGCACCGGTATTTCTGCCGCGTTTCTCGGCAATACCGCGGAACAGGTTATCGACCACCTGCGCTGCGACCTACTGGTACTGAAACCGGAAGCTTATCAAACCCCGGTTGAACTGGACGATGAAGACGACGACTAA
- the pntB gene encoding Re/Si-specific NAD(P)(+) transhydrogenase subunit beta — MSGGLVTAAYIVAAILFIFSLAGLSKHETSKQGNLYGIAGMAIALIATIFGPDSGNVGWIIVAMVIGGAIGIRLAKKVEMTEMPELVAVLHSFVGLAAVLVGFNSYLDHGPGLDQVLANIHLTEVFLGIFIGAVTFTGSIVAFGKLRGKISSKPLMLPNRHKLNLAALVISFLLLVAFVRTDSTGTQVLCLLVMTIIALAFGWHLVASIGGADMPVVVSMLNSYSGWAAAAAGFMLSNDLLIVTGALVGSSGAILSYIMCKAMNRSFISVIAGGFGTDGGSSSDDEAVGEHREISAEETAEMLKNSHSVIITPGYGMAVAQAQYPVAEITEKLRARGIKVRFGIHPVAGRLPGHMNVLLAEAKVPYDVVLEMDEINDDFADTDTVLVIGANDTVNPAAQDDPKSPIAGMPVLEVWKAQNVVVFKRSMNTGYAGVQNPLFFKENTHMLFGDAKASVDAILKAL, encoded by the coding sequence ATGTCTGGAGGATTAGTTACAGCTGCATACATTGTTGCCGCTATTCTGTTTATCTTTAGCCTTGCGGGGCTGTCAAAGCACGAAACGTCGAAGCAGGGGAACCTGTACGGCATCGCCGGGATGGCGATTGCGCTGATTGCCACCATCTTTGGGCCGGACAGCGGTAACGTCGGCTGGATCATCGTGGCGATGGTTATCGGCGGCGCGATTGGTATCCGTCTGGCGAAGAAAGTCGAAATGACCGAGATGCCGGAGCTGGTGGCGGTGCTGCATAGCTTCGTTGGTCTGGCGGCGGTGCTGGTCGGCTTCAACAGTTATCTCGACCACGGACCGGGGCTCGATCAGGTGCTGGCGAATATTCACCTGACTGAAGTGTTTCTTGGCATCTTTATCGGCGCCGTGACCTTCACCGGCTCGATCGTTGCTTTTGGTAAGCTGCGCGGCAAAATTTCGTCAAAACCGCTGATGTTGCCGAATCGCCACAAGCTGAACCTGGCGGCGTTAGTCATCTCTTTCCTGCTGCTGGTGGCCTTCGTGCGTACTGACAGCACCGGAACGCAGGTACTATGCCTGCTGGTGATGACCATTATCGCCCTGGCGTTCGGCTGGCACCTGGTGGCGTCTATCGGCGGCGCGGATATGCCGGTGGTGGTATCGATGCTGAACTCGTACTCCGGTTGGGCGGCGGCGGCGGCGGGCTTCATGCTCAGCAATGACCTTCTGATCGTGACCGGCGCGCTGGTCGGTTCTTCCGGTGCCATCCTCTCCTACATTATGTGTAAGGCGATGAACCGTTCGTTTATCAGCGTTATCGCCGGCGGTTTCGGCACCGATGGCGGCAGTTCCAGCGACGATGAAGCAGTTGGCGAGCATCGTGAAATCAGCGCCGAAGAGACGGCGGAAATGCTGAAAAACTCGCATTCCGTGATCATCACGCCGGGCTACGGGATGGCGGTGGCGCAGGCGCAGTATCCGGTGGCGGAAATCACTGAGAAGCTGCGTGCGCGCGGTATCAAGGTGCGCTTCGGTATCCACCCGGTCGCCGGACGACTGCCGGGGCACATGAACGTGCTGCTGGCGGAAGCGAAGGTTCCGTACGATGTGGTGCTGGAAATGGATGAAATTAACGATGATTTCGCCGATACCGATACTGTACTGGTGATTGGCGCGAACGACACGGTGAACCCGGCGGCGCAGGACGATCCGAAGAGCCCGATCGCCGGTATGCCGGTGCTGGAAGTGTGGAAGGCGCAAAACGTGGTGGTCTTTAAACGGTCGATGAACACCGGCTATGCAGGCGTGCAGAACCCGCTGTTCTTCAAAGAGAACACCCACATGCTGTTTGGCGACGCTAAAGCCAGCGTGGATGCCATTCTGAAAGCGCTGTAA
- a CDS encoding M20 family metallo-hydrolase: MPQLHEFISQLAPEMTQWRRDFHLHAESGWLEFRTASKVAEILDGLGYQLALGRDVIDADSRMGLPDDATLAQAFQRAREQGAPERWLPAFEGGFAGVVATLDTGRPGPTLAFRVDMDALDLNEQHDDCHRPHRAGFASCNAGMMHACGHDGHTAIGLGLAHVLQQYADRLNGIIKLIFQPAEEGTRGARAMVAAGVLDNVDYFTAIHIGTGVPSGTVVCGGDNFMATTKFDVQFEGVAAHAGGKPEDGRNALLAAAQAALALHAIAPHSAGASRVNVGVMQAGTGRNVVPSSALIKVETRGETEAINQYVFERAQNVIAGAAAMYEARYELRLMGAATSSAPSPAWVQYLREQAAQVPGVIEAVDHIAAPAGSEDATLMMARVQERGGLASYMIFGTELSAGHHNEKFDFDEGVMTIAVETLARIALNFPWQRGV, from the coding sequence ATGCCGCAACTTCATGAATTCATCAGCCAACTGGCGCCGGAAATGACGCAATGGCGTCGTGATTTTCACCTGCACGCGGAGTCCGGATGGCTGGAATTTCGTACCGCCAGCAAGGTTGCCGAGATCTTAGACGGACTCGGTTATCAACTGGCGCTCGGGCGCGACGTTATCGATGCCGACAGCCGAATGGGGCTGCCCGACGACGCCACCCTGGCACAGGCATTCCAGCGCGCCCGCGAACAGGGAGCGCCGGAACGTTGGCTACCGGCTTTTGAAGGCGGATTCGCCGGCGTCGTCGCCACCCTGGACACAGGCCGCCCCGGCCCGACGCTGGCGTTTCGTGTCGATATGGACGCGCTCGATCTTAACGAACAACACGACGATTGCCATCGCCCGCATCGCGCAGGTTTCGCCTCCTGCAACGCCGGAATGATGCACGCCTGCGGTCATGACGGCCATACCGCCATTGGGCTGGGTTTAGCGCATGTGCTACAGCAGTATGCCGATCGGCTCAACGGGATCATCAAGCTGATTTTCCAGCCTGCCGAAGAAGGCACCCGCGGCGCGCGCGCGATGGTGGCGGCAGGCGTGCTCGATAACGTGGACTACTTCACCGCCATTCATATCGGCACCGGCGTCCCCAGCGGCACCGTGGTCTGCGGTGGTGACAACTTTATGGCGACCACCAAATTCGACGTGCAATTCGAGGGAGTCGCCGCTCACGCCGGCGGCAAACCGGAAGATGGGCGCAACGCGCTACTGGCCGCCGCGCAGGCCGCCCTCGCCCTGCACGCCATCGCGCCGCACAGCGCCGGCGCCTCGCGGGTTAACGTCGGTGTTATGCAGGCCGGTACCGGGCGCAACGTAGTCCCTTCTTCCGCGCTGATAAAAGTCGAAACCCGCGGCGAGACGGAAGCTATCAACCAGTATGTGTTTGAGCGGGCGCAAAACGTGATTGCCGGCGCCGCAGCGATGTATGAAGCCCGCTATGAACTACGGCTCATGGGCGCGGCGACCTCCAGCGCACCTTCTCCAGCGTGGGTGCAATACCTACGTGAACAGGCAGCACAGGTGCCAGGTGTGATAGAGGCGGTGGATCATATTGCTGCGCCGGCGGGATCCGAAGATGCCACTTTGATGATGGCGCGGGTACAGGAGCGCGGCGGACTGGCTTCATACATGATTTTCGGTACTGAACTGAGCGCCGGACATCACAATGAGAAATTTGATTTCGACGAAGGGGTCATGACCATCGCGGTCGAGACGCTGGCGCGCATCGCGCTCAACTTTCCCTGGCAGCGAGGTGTGTGA
- a CDS encoding amino acid permease encodes MEKKLGLSALTALVLSSMLGAGVFSLPQNMAAVASPSALLIGWAITGVGILFLAFAMLLLTRIRPELDGGIFTYAREGFGELIGFCSAWGYWLCAVIANVSYLVIVFSALSFFTDTPEMRIFGDGNTWQAIVGASVLLWVVHFLVLRGVQTAAGINLVATLAKLLPLGAFVALAAIAFRLDTFRLDFSGIALGVPVWEQVKNTMLITLWVFIGVEGAVVVSARARHKRDVGRATLLAVVSALAVYLLVTLLSLGVVARPELAEMRNPSMAGLMVKMMGSWGEVVIAAGLIISVCGAYLSWTIMAAEVPYLAATHKAFPRLFAKTNKNNAPSSSLWLTNISVQICLVLIWLTGSDYGTLLTIASEMILVPYFLVGAFLLKIAVRPLHKAVGVGACVYGLWLLYASGPVHLLLSVVLYAPGLLVFLYARRTHQHDRMLKRREMALIGFLLVAAVPATWMLVG; translated from the coding sequence ATGGAAAAGAAACTGGGCCTTAGCGCCCTGACCGCACTGGTACTCAGCTCCATGCTGGGCGCGGGCGTTTTCAGTTTGCCGCAAAACATGGCTGCCGTCGCCAGCCCATCCGCTCTGCTTATCGGCTGGGCCATCACCGGCGTCGGGATTTTGTTCCTCGCTTTCGCCATGCTATTGCTGACCCGAATCCGCCCGGAACTGGACGGCGGAATCTTTACCTATGCCCGTGAAGGTTTTGGCGAACTGATCGGTTTCTGTTCCGCCTGGGGTTACTGGCTGTGCGCGGTGATTGCCAACGTCTCCTACCTGGTTATCGTCTTCTCCGCCCTCAGTTTCTTCACCGATACGCCGGAGATGCGTATTTTTGGTGACGGTAACACCTGGCAGGCGATCGTCGGCGCGTCCGTGCTGCTCTGGGTGGTGCATTTTCTGGTGCTGCGTGGGGTCCAGACCGCGGCAGGCATTAACCTGGTGGCGACGCTGGCTAAACTGTTGCCGCTCGGCGCATTTGTGGCGCTGGCCGCTATCGCGTTCCGGCTAGATACTTTCCGCCTCGACTTTAGCGGTATCGCGCTCGGCGTACCGGTATGGGAACAGGTGAAAAACACCATGCTGATCACCCTGTGGGTATTTATCGGCGTGGAGGGCGCAGTAGTAGTCTCTGCTCGCGCGCGCCACAAGCGCGACGTTGGCCGCGCGACGCTGCTGGCGGTGGTCTCGGCGCTGGCGGTTTATCTGCTGGTCACCCTGCTGTCGCTGGGCGTTGTCGCCCGCCCGGAACTGGCTGAAATGCGCAACCCGTCGATGGCTGGCCTGATGGTCAAAATGATGGGGTCATGGGGCGAAGTAGTAATCGCCGCGGGATTAATTATCTCCGTCTGCGGCGCCTATTTAAGCTGGACCATTATGGCCGCCGAAGTGCCGTATCTGGCGGCGACGCATAAAGCGTTCCCGCGCCTGTTCGCCAAAACCAATAAGAATAATGCGCCTTCTTCCTCGCTGTGGTTGACCAACATCAGCGTGCAGATTTGTCTGGTGCTGATTTGGCTTACCGGATCCGACTACGGTACCCTGCTAACCATCGCCTCAGAAATGATTCTGGTGCCCTATTTCCTCGTTGGCGCTTTCCTGCTTAAGATTGCCGTACGTCCGTTACATAAAGCCGTGGGTGTCGGCGCGTGCGTTTATGGCTTATGGTTATTGTATGCGTCCGGTCCTGTGCATTTGTTATTGTCGGTGGTACTTTACGCTCCGGGTCTTCTGGTTTTCCTGTACGCCCGCCGTACGCACCAGCACGATCGCATGCTCAAACGCCGTGAAATGGCATTAATTGGTTTTTTGCTGGTTGCCGCCGTTCCGGCAACGTGGATGCTGGTGGGGTAA
- the ydgH gene encoding DUF1471 family protein YdgH, protein MKLKNTLLASALLATTALSAHAATELTPEQAAALKPYDRVVVTGRFNAIGDAVQAVSRKADKDGAASFYVVDTSDFGNGGNWRVTADFYKENAPQADTPKNRIINGVMELPKDQAVTLMPYDTVTVQGFYRSQPEVNDAIAKAAKAKGAYAFFIVRQVDANQGGNQRITAYIYKKDAQKRVLQSPDAIPADSEAGRAALAKGGEAAKNVEIPGVASSAAVGAGTGVGLFYETQSSKGGRYTVTLPNGTKVEEVNKITAAQMVPFDSIKFTGNYGNMTEISYQTAKRAAKKGAKYYHITRQWQERGGNITISADLYK, encoded by the coding sequence ATGAAGCTTAAGAACACACTCCTGGCGTCTGCTCTTCTGGCTACCACCGCGTTGTCTGCCCATGCAGCGACCGAGCTGACTCCGGAGCAAGCGGCAGCGCTGAAGCCCTATGACCGCGTCGTCGTCACTGGCCGTTTTAACGCGATTGGCGATGCCGTACAGGCGGTTTCCCGCAAGGCGGATAAAGATGGCGCAGCTTCCTTTTATGTTGTCGACACCTCAGATTTCGGCAACGGCGGCAACTGGCGCGTAACGGCGGATTTCTATAAAGAAAACGCCCCGCAGGCGGATACCCCGAAAAACCGTATCATTAACGGCGTGATGGAACTGCCGAAAGACCAGGCCGTCACGCTGATGCCGTATGACACTGTGACCGTACAGGGCTTCTACCGCAGCCAGCCGGAAGTCAACGACGCCATCGCCAAAGCGGCGAAAGCCAAAGGCGCGTATGCCTTCTTCATCGTCCGCCAGGTTGACGCCAACCAGGGCGGCAACCAGCGCATCACCGCTTATATCTATAAAAAGGATGCGCAGAAGCGCGTACTGCAGAGCCCTGATGCGATTCCAGCGGATTCCGAAGCCGGCCGCGCCGCTCTGGCGAAAGGCGGCGAAGCGGCTAAAAATGTCGAGATCCCAGGCGTGGCCTCCTCTGCGGCCGTCGGCGCCGGCACCGGCGTAGGCCTGTTCTATGAAACCCAATCGTCGAAAGGCGGACGTTACACTGTCACCCTGCCGAATGGTACTAAAGTCGAAGAGGTGAACAAAATCACCGCCGCGCAGATGGTGCCGTTTGATAGCATCAAATTCACCGGTAACTACGGCAATATGACGGAAATCTCCTACCAGACTGCGAAACGCGCGGCGAAGAAAGGGGCAAAATACTACCACATCACCCGCCAGTGGCAGGAACGTGGCGGTAACATCACCATTAGCGCCGACCTGTATAAGTAA
- the fnr gene encoding fumarate/nitrate reduction transcriptional regulator Fnr → MIPEKRIIRRIQSGGCAIHCQDCSISQLCIPFTLNEHELDQLDNIIERKKPIQKGQTLFKAGDELKSLYAIRSGTIKSYTITEQGDEQITGFHLAGDLVGFDAIGTALHPSFAQALETSMVCEIPFETLDDLSGKMPNLRQQMMRLMSGEIKGDQDMILLLSKKNAEERLAAFIYNLSRRFAQRGFSPREFRLTMTRGDIGNYLGLTVETISRLLGRFQKSGMLAVKGKYITIENSDLLAQLAGQARNVA, encoded by the coding sequence ATGATCCCGGAAAAGCGAATTATACGACGCATTCAGTCTGGTGGTTGTGCAATCCATTGTCAGGATTGCAGCATTAGCCAGCTCTGCATCCCCTTTACTTTGAACGAACATGAGCTGGATCAGCTTGATAATATCATCGAGCGTAAGAAGCCTATTCAGAAAGGGCAAACCCTGTTCAAAGCGGGTGATGAGCTGAAGTCGCTGTACGCTATCCGTTCAGGGACCATCAAAAGCTACACCATCACCGAACAAGGCGATGAGCAGATTACCGGCTTCCACCTGGCGGGTGATTTGGTCGGTTTTGACGCCATTGGCACCGCCCTGCACCCAAGCTTTGCGCAGGCGCTGGAAACCTCAATGGTTTGTGAAATTCCGTTCGAAACGCTGGATGATCTTTCCGGTAAAATGCCGAACCTGCGTCAGCAGATGATGCGCCTGATGAGCGGCGAGATCAAAGGCGATCAGGACATGATCCTGCTGCTTTCCAAAAAGAACGCAGAAGAACGGCTGGCGGCCTTTATCTACAACCTGTCCCGCCGTTTCGCGCAGCGCGGCTTCTCACCGCGTGAGTTCCGCCTGACCATGACGCGTGGCGACATCGGCAACTATCTGGGCCTGACGGTAGAAACCATTAGCCGCCTGCTCGGTCGTTTCCAGAAAAGCGGTATGCTGGCGGTGAAAGGGAAATATATCACCATCGAAAACAGCGATCTGCTGGCGCAACTGGCAGGCCAGGCGCGCAACGTCGCCTGA